Part of the Hemibagrus wyckioides isolate EC202008001 linkage group LG09, SWU_Hwy_1.0, whole genome shotgun sequence genome, TATAATCGAATTATATTCACATATAGTTCGTTTTCAGTGAGCTGGCATTTGAAGATCGAAGAGATAAGCAGAAAATATGGCATGTCATCAATTTCAAATCCCAGTCTGTTGTCTAAGATTAAACTCACCAGTTCGATCAATCTGAGTTAAAGAAAACCGACAAAGATTGCATTGTGTGAATCAACGACGTAAGGTAAATAGAAACAAACCGGTCTCAGACAGTAGTTTTGGAGGTTCAAGATCACACTGGATGCTCTGCTCATCATTGATGGGTTTGCACATGACGGCTTTATTCTTCAGCATCCGTCGCTGCTGAGGATCGCCATTCACCGCGGCATCCGTTTGGGTGCTTGCCTAACATACAGACATACCGGTTAAATGTTAGCAGAAATAAGTAGACAAGTCGAGAATTATCATCAAATATCCGGTAGATTCTTGCACTCACGTCGCCTATGATTTTGGAGCTGGCGTTTGAGGTAGGCAGTGCTCCTGTGAACAGCATTCATAAAGTTAAGTGCATCTGAAAAGTTCTCCGAATTAATACAGCATTTTTATGGAAGTCAAAGTTGCACCTGTGAGTGCAGTGTTGCCAGCCAGAGCAGAAgccaatgacacaacaccaccgATTACTGGCATGTCCTTCGAGAGAGACAGTGGGGCTTGAGCCGTGGTGGCAGCAGTATTAATACCTGGTGTAGTGAGATGAAAAGGAAACTAGATGAATCACTTCTATTGCTTCTGTGATAatgcaaattattttatttgcttttcaaATAGCAACCTTTAGTAAATTGCTGGGGTATAAgaacaaaagttttgggatatATTTGTTATTGGAAAATCAACACCGGGAAAGTACCATTGGGAAAAGTGTATAGGCATGCTCCTAGGaaattttttgtaattattaatgGTTGCAAACAACATTTTAAATACCATTaatcaaaagaaataaatataaaaagtgcTTGTTGACACTAGAGCTGTACCATTGCTGTTTGGCTGATCTGGGATGATACTCTTGGAGCAAAAATGCAAAAGACAGTGCAGGTTGCAGAAGTGTCGGACAGTTTCATCCCATCTGATGCTCTCCTTAAGCGGTCCCTGATTCTTACAAGCATGACACTTTGCCATCTGAAGACAGAAACAAGCAGAACATATGCTCACTGTGCACTTTAAATGGAATGCGCGTTACAGTTAatcaataagaaataataatttaataataacaataagaaaTGTACAGCTTTCTGCATTTTCAGTATTCCTTTAGTAATTagttaaattttattataaattataaattccACTTCATGTGATGCATGTATCAatgaaacatatatatatagagagagagaatgcccCCTATCACTAAAACATGCCATAAAACATGCCACAAATATTGCTGTATTCGGCTCTGACCTCGTAGAAGAGAACGGTGTAGAGAGACATGCACTCTTCTGAGCAGAACTCTTCCAGCTTGCCTCCGAAGTGATTCTGGATGGTTTTGTGGGTCACATTGCAACAGAAAGCACAAACTCTGCACTGACCCCCATGCTGCTTGGCATAGTCATGTTTGTAGAGTAGTTTGCAGCCTGttcgggaaaaaaaaacaaaaaaacaagagaatATAATCATTGCTTGGATAGCAAagataatacattttatttatttaaaataaatcatttatatttgACGTTACAAatcttaataattaattatataaatttaatatttacaacaattacttttctattattattattagtagtagtagtagtagtataaaaTAGGTACAagtctgtgttttattgtagtactttcaaataaaaaattttattcgagcaataaatatttaaacaaaaataattaaataaatgtttcacaAACATCATATATCATCATCATACATAATATTAGCCTTTAATTATGTATAACATTAGcttatttttttgcttattttataGAAAGTAAAACTatcacattttaatgattttattatttaaatcaatAATTCACATATTTATTGGCACCATAAGCCACCTGAGGAGTTGAGAAGTAGCACCATTTaaaagtctttttatttttttaatatttcctcAGTCAAATAATTAAAGCCTGCACGGATGCTCCAGTGTCACTTGATGCACAATGttgctgtaataaaataaatgtgcagGTGTAAACTTCTGGAAATGTAACTGTAATGAGAAGAAAGCTAGACCTGACCTTCACAACAGAAAGCCCGCGGCTGCTTCTCATAGACGACAATTTCCTTGGCCACCTTTTCTTCTTTGCAGTACTCGCACACTGCTTTGACATCTCTTTCCCTCTTATACATGTCGCAACAGAGGCGTGAGCAGAAGAGGCCCACATGATTCTGACAGATGCAAACAGGAAACTGAGTATATTTTCAAAATACATATTtagcataaaacaaaacaagtgcaTCGCTCAGTGACCGATCTCTACCTTAAACTGTAGGACTTCGGGTTTCGAGCTGAACTGCTTCTGGCACTGTTTACAGGCGAGTTTGACCGGGCCGAGAGCTTCTGGCTGATGCTGGGGGTCTTGTGGGTTTGTCGGTCGGGAAGCAGGCACATATGGCGAGATGGTGTTTTGATTCAAAACAGGCACTGCATTATGAGGTGGATTAAATCCTTGGGCAGACGGATGATGAGGTACAGGAGGATGGGGACCCGTGTTTGGACTGTGATAGGATCCGCCGTTAATTTGAGCGGACCTCTGCAGCCTCTCCTGGAAAAGATTTATATAGAGATATCAGAGAAAGAAATCTTtgacttatttatatttttacagcgACAGATTTTCCCAATTTGTACACAGATGGCACACACGTCAGTTAAGGGCTGAACGCACCAGACGATTGGGGTAAAAGGCAGATGACAGCCAGGAAAATAGGCTTAAAATAAGTTTTTATTCGTGATTCTTGCAGCCAAAAAAATGTTTGGTTCttttgcaatttttttcttaaatctgtAGAACTGCAAATACAGGACTTATCTTTTAAACTCCTAAAAGTGACGACACATGTATTATAACTTTCaccggtgtccttcctgaattaatccacctctatagaatcatgatgccacggcaatagatacgaatcaaccgttaaatagcaaagtaaaacaagaaattagtctacagtatttcacacctcacaaggaatagtccattttattatggttacttttctcaaaaaagacattcttgatgacgtatgcagcaaactgcaatctccggaggacgcagcatccgaaatgagacgcagtgaatatagaaacactgtataacagtgcgttgtgtcacaggctcttgtagcgaacatgaataaaattacatatagcaaaaaaacaaattaacacaattcagtctcacaagtttcctttcagtgcagcaaaaactaaataaaaccccacagtccaccccggggatctggaataaaggcaaactgaaaacccagaaaaaaaaaagaaaacccaaaagcataaatggttcttgaaaaagtttaccaactattttgaagaaacaaaaggattttcttgaaaagtccgtcttgaaaatgcatttgtaaggatgtcggcgaccaaattgatttcttctcctctgtcagccattgtgagttaaaatatatattttatttagtttgtgcggttcgctgcctctggctactccaattatccaatcaaaagacgtgaaattgctgacgtaatcgtatgcctgctagatggccccagtgacgccaactcgaaatctgattggttaatggaacagtttcattgccacttattttaagctccgggcgcctgcactattaattctgaaggccttaagggcaacacatgatgtcagccactgtctgaaatatgattggataaatactcttctcataaatatacactactggaagcagcgcaaccaagagaaaagctatgaaatgtagagaatagactattgggaataatttaatacacattcatagaaaaatatattaaatatattaacatgcaagtcagtgattcagatcactgctgtttaggccagcagagaaagccttgctggccctgacggcccaccactgataAGTTTCTATGTTAGCTGTACACATGTGAAGCAAAAAGGGGGCTTTGGCTGTATGCATGTTTTGAAGACATCACACAATGCATTTTAGCCCGAATCTGcgataattaaaaaattataagaAAAGTGTAAGCTTTGATTATGATTTTCCGCTTTGAATTTCTGCAATCGCAAAATCCCAGAGGGACTGCCAATAGATTTGACAAATAGACTTAACAGGAGTGAAAGTGCCTTTAGTTATATTTTCATATGACTGGATATTCTGCTTTAGGTGAAGTACCTGGAATCTGCCAACACACTCGTACGAGCAGAAATTCCGAATGGCTCCGTCAGGCATCACCAAGTGATACTGAGGAACAGCTAACTTCTGGCAATTTGTGCATGGGAATGAAGCACCTGtgttaaacacaaacatattaaAACCACTCATGCAAATTGCACCTAATAATGAAATCATGACTAACAATTTTGCAATTTAACTTAACTTAAGCTTAATTCACCTTTCGGAAAGGAATATTATAACTTACAAAAATTTGTAAACTAACTAAACACCTAGTTACGGTTTCAATTCAAATGAACTGGGACAAAAGTTACTGTCACAAATTTGACCATAAGTGATCTTAGAATCAAACCTACCTGACAAAGTGCAGGACGCCTGACTATTAGCCACACATCTGGAGGAGCAGAAGAACTCTATGACTCCTTGCGCATTCGTGCCTTCCAACATCTGATCCATAGCTTTAAAATCTTGACAGCAGGGGCAGTAGACTCTCTTACCACTTTTCTGTAAGAAGCATGTAAACACCATATTAGGAAGTTACTGAGGAGACAAGAGAAGTTGTTTCaaagatgttccacaacatggacagttgttgttctttcagctgctgcctgtttttggggtcgccacatcagatccgcatgtttcgatttggcacaggttttacaccggatgcccttcctgatgcaaccctcccatttaatcagggcttgggaccggcactgagagttaacactCCAGTGGCTGGATTAGCGCCCTGCCCAGGGATTGAACCCGGGTTgaggcaatgagagcacaggatcctgcagctggaccaccaggaggctacaACATTGACAATAACGAGCAAAAAACGTAATGGCATCCCTttggtataagtggaataaaacggACATTTGGTTATTgaaacagaagaaaacaaacaaaaacagccaAAATCAGCAGTGCCAACCTGTTTATAAGCGCAGATGCAGGCTGGGCTACAGAATTTCTTAACAGCGTCCTCTATCTGAACGAGGTGATAGTTTCCTGTGACGGTGCAGTTGCCGCAGCTCTCGCAGCAGCTCATGGATAACCTTTTGGATGATCGGAAGCGTGAGAAGCATTCGTCGCTGCAGAGACGGTGCAGAATGCCCTGATGATTCACTTCATGTTGAatctgagaaaaagagagagaatgcgcACAAATAAGAAGGCAGGCCACAATTTGTTCTCCAGTTCTGCTGaatttgaattaaaaatggATGCGACTTTGTATGAGAGCTCCCTACTAAATGTACTTATAACCAAAATCTAGTAGTCGTACATAAGCCAAATCTTTACGTTCAGAAATATCTATTCTCTGATAACCTATAATATACTGTTACAGACACCACTATGCAAGAAAGTTGAGATTTCTTATCCACATGTCCTTTAGAAAGTATTTTCAATTCAATACACATGGAAATCTCCCTCTCGTTGTAATGATAAACACCAtgcatgttattgtttttttgtttttaagccCTCTGAATGTgtattctttaaataaaaaaaaaaagctattcaGGGACAGACACTTGCCGGAAGCACATTAAGGAAATGGGTTTATGGTTTAATTTCCCAGGAGAAATTTGCGGTGAATTTCTCCTGGAGCATTCAGCATTTAGAAGTCCATTTTGGGACAAGACACCAAAGCACAAAAGCACAGACCCCTAGTGGATAAAACAGCACCTGCCTCTTTGAGTCAAAGCCAGATTAGGACACCTAATCTTTGACCGCACTGCATGCGTTATGTCATCATGTAGAGTACAGGCTCCCAatcctgtcctgtgtattttaatGTCTTTCCTGGCTGCAAACAGCTTATTTAACAGATCAGCTGATAAGGATCCCTTACTGATGTGTTTGAACAGGGAAAGCAATAAACTGTGTAGGACAGTGAGTACCACTTACAATATTCTTCGATGGGAACCACAGGAGATATTATATAGTGTATGATATATCAACTGTGTAAACTCCAACTCCACCATCTTGGCTATGGGGAGATAAATTTAGTGATTGATATGTTTCCTGCTTCTGATAGCCCTCTCTAATATTGCTGCAGAGATCATCCAAGTCAAATCCTGGTGCCTTTCCATTCTGTAATTAGGTCGTTCTgatgttttatataatatttaaatttgatATCATAAATTTCCTCGAACAAATTAGATGTTAACCTATTTTTGATCTCGTGCCCCTTTGAAGCTTACCTCACTGGGATTTCTGCACACGGCGCATCTGACAACGGCATCCTCTTCAGTTAAACCTTCCACTCTGGACTTGTAAATGCTCAGACAAGACAGGCTACAAAACTCCTTCAAGGTGTTTGCTGCATCGACTGGGACTGTTATCAAGTCTTTTAGATTCCCAATCACCCTTGAACATAAAGaacataaatacaaacatttaaaacacaaaaacagctcTTTGTTTAAATCCCTGTTTAAAGAAAAGCTAGACTGTGTAAGCAGGGAGAGGTGAGAATGAAATCAGCTATCTGAGATGAATgattcacacacatatatcacTCACTTGAGACAGAGGTGGCAGGTTTTCTTTGGGGCAATATTGGGGGCTGGAGGTAGGGTGAATCCAGTCAGACACACGGTAGAGCAGAAGAGCTGATTGGAGCCCTTCTTCTGAAATGCAGTCTGACCTTTCTGAAGAACCTTAGAGCAGCCTGAACAGCAGATTCGCACAGGACCAGAAGGGGGCTGCTGTTGTGGTGGGGGTTGTGTCTGAAGCTGGTGTGTGGGCTGAGCCTGCGGATGGGGTGGCGGTTGTGTCTGGAGCTGCGGTGGGGTCTGTGGTTGGAGCTGGGGTGGGAGCTGAGGCTGGAGCTGGGGTGGGAGCTGCGGCTGGAGCTGGGGTGGGAGCTGGTGCGAGAGCTGTGGTTGTAGTTGGTGTGGGAGCTGCGGTTGAAGCTGGTGTGGGAGCTGCGGTTGAAGCTGGTGTGGGAGTTGCGGTTGAAGCTGCGTTTGAAGCTGCGCTTGAAGCTGTGCTTGGAGTTGAAGTTGAGGTTGGAGATGAGTTTGAAGCTGTGCCTGAAGGTGAGTTTGCAGATGCGGTTGAAGCTGGGCCAAGGTCTTGGGTTGAAGCTGGAGATGTGCTTGAAAATGAGGCTGCATTTGAGCCTGCAGGACTATAGGAGGTGGTCTGATTGCAGAGGCTGGCTGAGTTATAGCAGAGAACGGAGGCGGTTGTGGGGCTGCAACAGGAGCTGTAAACGGTCATTCAGAGAGAGTCGTTTAGTACATTTTCAGTTAAATCATCATCAGTTTGCagatccactcactcaccagtAATGGCATCACTGTTTCCTCTAACAGAAAAGACAGAGCTGATCCTCAATTCATCCAGAGGAACCGATGACTGAAAGATTTACAGAATGCAGagttaaaaatgcattttagcAAAGCAAGGAATCAGCAATACAACATCATTTCAAACATTCTATTAGCCAAACTAGCAATTAAAACTTTTTTCCTTCAAAAAGTGGTTTCTGAAAAcggttaaaatatttaatcaacATTATGTACCTCAAGGATGGCACAGTCGCCTCCAGCATATAAAACCTCAGGAACTTATTACACGACAAAGACTTACCCAAGGGATTGAGACAAGGCCTATGGGGTTGTCATGGTCAAAGAAGAGTACACACATGCTTCAGTGAGTAGCTTAACCATGGTCACATATCCCCAAAGCATAAAATAACTAATTTCTTGTCCGAGACAGAAGATTACTGCGCAGGGAAAAGTGCCATATCTAGCTGTACAGCAGCAACAAGTGGTCTTGCAGAAAATAAGGATGAGTGATCGACCAACATCCTTCACCTTTGCAAAATTGGTGAAATTACAGCTAATTATTGCAATGTATAAAGTTGAATGCAATAGTTATTGACAAGCTACTGCATCCATGGTCGCTGATGGTCTATCTATAGTTGCTTTCCCAAACCACATCCAGATCTTATCCAACATAGTTTTGTGCAATTTTTTTAATGGCCACAACAGAGACTGCTCCTTGAGCATGCCTGTGCCCTGATTTAGAATCCCTGGCACATGAGTCACTTTACACAGCGTCAGATTGCATACCCACTTAAGGCAAATGACGTGAAATTTCTACCCATGATGCTTCATATAGGCAACCACTGTGCTGTCTCGCTAAATGAAAATATAAGACCTCTTCAGATAGAGGCTGGATTTTAAAGCTCGAAATAACTCGGGGGGGGCGGGGATGTATTACTTACAGGCTTCTCAGGCCTGGGAATATGGTAATATGTCTTGTAGAGTAGGGTGAATTGGGAGTCTGTAACCACTATTATTTTTATCGCCCTACTTTGACGTCACATACGGACTATGCTTTTACCACTCGTGCACTTCTTATTCCAGCTGCACCACTGACACAAAGTACCATCTGCTGGTGTATGCAATGTAGTGTAAGTGATCTGAACCAAAAAGCAATTGCGACACCACACAAGTGTTCAGttacatgtttttgtgtttgggATGTTTTGTTATGTCACTGACTGTAAACAGGCAGGAGAATGCTCTTATTAATGAATACTGGTGCTTGTTTATGAGACTTAAATGTGGTTCTAAGTGAGCATCCACCTGAACATTTCTACAAGTTCCAAGGACTGGAAGTGACTGAGGAACAGAGAGTTCTGTGAGAATGGAGAGATTTGGACAAAGTGACAGCCCACATGTCCCTGCAGTGCATTAGGTAGTGCCCTTGCCTCTAGGGGTTTAGGCAATACAATGGCAGGACtatttgtgtcactgtggggaACCTGTACTAAGGAAGGCAGCATCCTACCCTCATAGCAGGTCTCTTTGTGCTGGTGTGAAAATCAAAGGTTTTGGCCTTTTACTAACATAGTGCCGATAATTCTGAAGATGCTGCGTGCTACTACATGCTAATAATACACCTAAATAATTCCACCTAAATACACATTCCAGAGCTGTGCTTGCTTTCAGGTATCCGTTCTGCAAGCAACTTCAGATTTGGCAAATTCATTTACACTTGGAAATTATTACATGACACAAAAGcggaaaaaaattaatcaaataaGCCTTACCTCATGATCTCCATTCTCGAGCTCCTCTTTAACACGGCTGATGTCTGAGTGCGAAGAACTGATGAGCGCTTTATCATAGTCCTCATCTATGGGCTCATCCTTTATTTTCTTCAACGGAGAATGCAGGATTTCCTCTCGGCTTCCTTTTTCCTGTGATGATGCCTGGTCAAGGAAACACAGTATAAATATACGCTCATTATTCAATGTCTTtggaaattaaaaacaaataaaaacgaCCTAATACGTTGGATCAGTTTctacaaaaaatatacacagaccaggcataacattatgaccacctgcataatattgtcttaaatggtccccattttgctaccaaaactgccctgacccgtcatgcactgtgtattctgacacctttctatcagaaccagcattaacttcttcagcaatttgaacagtagctcatctgttggatcggatcacacgggccagccttcgcatcccacatgcatcaatgagcctttaCTGCCAATGACCCTCTTGCCGCTTTACCAcggttccttccttagaccacttttgatagatactgaccactgcagaccgggaacaccccacaagagctgcagttttggagatgccctgatccagtggtctagccatcacaatttggcccttcgtcaaactcgctcaaatccttacgcttgcccaattttcttgcttctaacacatcaactctgaggacaaaatgttgacttgctgcctaatatatcccacccactaacaggtgtcatgatgaggagatactctgtcactgctcagaatgttgtgcctgatcggtgtatccaTGCgattaaaatgtgattttacattacactgaaaaacaaaaatctaaatatataaacaataaatccaACAAGCACAACAGGCTTGTTTTATAACTTACACTGCCTTCGTTTTGTGAGGGTCTGTCCTCCGGCTGAGAGTGCTGCACACCTTCAACTGGAATAAACCAGAGCAaacatttaacacacaacatatcagacaaataaattcaataattcAAATATTGAGAAAAAATTATTtcttcaaatataaataaagaaacccTGGCTTTATGTTCATGACCAGGGACCCCAAGAATGACATGTAAAATTACTAGAAAACACAAGATTTGATAAAACTACAAAGATCAGGCCAGATTTATCTCTGTGGCTGCAATCTTGGGATAAATTAAAAGCTGGTAGAGGAACAATCACAAACTTTTAGATATCGGTTTAGCTAGATATAACCTACAAATTAATTTTTTGCCTTGGATTTGCAGAAAACAATTAGCCCCTTATCATCAGCTGCTGGAGGACAGAAGGTTTAGCTAgttggagggaaaaaaacccagccATACTGCCTATGTAGGTAGTCTTTATCTTAAAAGAAACATCAGGTTATCTGCACCATCTGCAGCAACTTGCCTGCTTCGTTATCTTTAGGCGAGACACTGTTACTGTTTTCATTATCATCTTTTTCATCAGTCCGCTTGTCTTTCTGAGTGGAGCTGCTCTCCATATCACCCTCTTCTTCATCCGCTCCAAAAACAGGAAGCCCGTCCAGCTCGTCTTCCTCGACGCCCTGCTTGGACGAATCGGATCTAGGAACCTCGGCACCTAGGAACGAACAATGAACAAACAAGCGTCTGTGATCAGTGACAAAAGTTCAGAAGGGAGGGAAATAAGATTCTATTCGATAAACATCTGTAAAATCagtaaatatcattttaatctCAAAAGTCAGAATTATTACTATTAACATGACACTTTCACTACAATAGACGCCAAAACAAAACTAACAGAAAAATAATAGCAAATCAAAAGGCAGTAAATTCCATAATaccatgtacactatattgccatgTACActaacttgactggcctgcacagagtcctgaacacctttggattaattagagcagagactgcgagctagaccttctcgtccaacatcagtggctgacctcacaaatgcgcttctagaggactggtcaaaaattcccataaacacactcctaaaccttgtggaaagccttcccagaagagatgatgatgttatagctgcaaagggtgggacaactccatattacattcatgtgcatgtaaaggcagacgtcccagttttggtctggtttgcagtctccgctctaattcatcccagagctgttctgtggggttgaggtcaggactctgtgcaggccagtcaagttccttcacaccaaactctctcatccatgtctttatggaccttgctttgtgcactggtgtgcagtcatgttggaacaggaaggggtcatccccaaactgttcccacaaagtttgaagtatgaaattgtccaaaatgtcttggtatgaagctgaagcattaagagttcctctcactggaactaaggggccgagcccaacccctgaaaaacaacgccTGAATTTGgggggatgtcccaaaacatatttataatataacaCTGTGAAAACATATGTTTATACTCTGGAAAATATACAATTAAATGCTTCATTCATAGCTACTACAGTTAGTGCAATAATCCAGGGATAAATTCTATTATTTGTTCTGTGCTGATGCTGAATCGTCTTAGTTTGGATCTGAACTCAAAAGCCTTGCAAGCTCAGTGCAATAAGAGCAGACTCTCTGTAATGACTAGTCGAATTATTAGGGCCGCTTCAGATGGTCTCAGAAGTGGTCCTTTGTTTTGTAAACAGGAAGCAATATTACGCAGACGTACCTTTCAATTTTGGTGCCCAGCAGCGACTGGCAAATAAGAATACATGTTCCCGACAAAATGTACCTAATGTTCCCAGCAAAAATGAAGGCGCATATTGGTACAACCTACAACTGAGCGGA contains:
- the si:ch211-266o15.1 gene encoding zinc finger MYM-type protein 4 isoform X4 yields the protein MVRKELAKHVRDLIVERYLLGEGYKRISKTLAVPWSTVRAIINKWKKWGTTVSLPRTGRPSNIDKRTRRKRIREAVERPTATLKELQEYLNVSSVTEERQKETETPLGAEVPRSDSSKQGVEEDELDGLPVFGADEEEGDMESSSTQKDKRTDEKDDNENSNSVSPKDNEAVEGVQHSQPEDRPSQNEGSASSQEKGSREEILHSPLKKIKDEPIDEDYDKALISSSHSDISRVKEELENGDHESSVPLDELRISSVFSVRGNSDAITAPVAAPQPPPFSAITQPASAIRPPPIVLQAQMQPHFQAHLQLQPKTLAQLQPHLQTHLQAQLQTHLQPQLQLQAQLQAQLQTQLQPQLPHQLQPQLPHQLQPQLPHQLQPQLSHQLPPQLQPQLPPQLQPQLPPQLQPQTPPQLQTQPPPHPQAQPTHQLQTQPPPQQQPPSGPVRICCSGCSKVLQKGQTAFQKKGSNQLFCSTVCLTGFTLPPAPNIAPKKTCHLCLKVIGNLKDLITVPVDAANTLKEFCSLSCLSIYKSRVEGLTEEDAVVRCAVCRNPSEIQHEVNHQGILHRLCSDECFSRFRSSKRLSMSCCESCGNCTVTGNYHLVQIEDAVKKFCSPACICAYKQKSGKRVYCPCCQDFKAMDQMLEGTNAQGVIEFFCSSRCVANSQASCTLSGASFPCTNCQKLAVPQYHLVMPDGAIRNFCSYECVGRFQERLQRSAQINGGSYHSPNTGPHPPVPHHPSAQGFNPPHNAVPVLNQNTISPYVPASRPTNPQDPQHQPEALGPVKLACKQCQKQFSSKPEVLQFKNHVGLFCSRLCCDMYKRERDVKAVCEYCKEEKVAKEIVVYEKQPRAFCCEGCKLLYKHDYAKQHGGQCRVCAFCCNVTHKTIQNHFGGKLEEFCSEECMSLYTVLFYEMAKCHACKNQGPLKESIRWDETVRHFCNLHCLLHFCSKSIIPDQPNSNGINTAATTAQAPLSLSKDMPVIGGVVSLASALAGNTALTGALPTSNASSKIIGDASTQTDAAVNGDPQQRRMLKNKAVMCKPINDEQSIQCDLEPPKLLSETVIDENGEKVRLIPVPIPIPTPIYIPVPVHLYTQYTPFPLGFPLPIPVPLFVPNSPESAQPSSTKGSVPSQSSVEDEDVEKGKSRPLSHGDQGSTYSGDLESEARSTPFSWADPEDSSHNLKPSVPLSEQEGPKDAPASSTACNLLDLEKDFPLASNDHEAAKEQKSPAKRRKRGKKGRRRSVTDVASGMVSTPPSSKLHHMYGVKAWASWVQWRTQHTDASPLTLKEDVLDCSSEELSDALCHFISEVRRPNGQTYAPDSVYYLCLGIQQHLLENGRLENIFTDPLYDKFTTDITKMIKAWECNLTPSGFLQSRIEENFLWECKQLGASSPFVLLNTLIFFGVKHLNLKTAEQHQHLSFSTITRCSRSTKHSKSSYLRFRFAGKDEAEKEKRVVLGKRKREDADENVEYGEMPENTDDPLHCPVRLYEFYLSKCPDSVKGSPDVFYLQPESSCHPGSSVWYSAQSLDGTILDSMLSRILAVRDVHLEPKQQQQPQQLSSSDEDTS